The DNA region GCTAATGACGCCTGGCTTAGCTCTATTCTACGGTGGTATGGTAAGAACCAAAAACGTATTAAGCACTATTATGCAGAGCTTCTTCATTCTTGGACTTATTTCTGTGCAGTGGGCACTTTGGGGCTACTCCCTTTCTTTCGGCCCTGACATCAATCACTTTATCGGCGGCCTGGACTGGGTTGGGTTAGCCGGTGTCGGCCAAGATCCGAATCCTGATTATGCCGCAACCATTCCTCATTTTGCCTTTATGGCTTTCCAGGGCATGTTTGCTGTTATCACAGCGGCTCTGATTACCGGCGCATTTGCCGAACGTATGAAATTTACCGCTTTTGCCGTATTCTCTCTAATTTGGGCTACCATCGTATACGCTCCTGTTGCTCACTGGGTTTGGGGTGTCGGTGGCTGGATGCGTGACTTGGGGGTTCTCGACTTCGCCGGCGGTACTGTTGTGCATATTCTCTCCGGTGTATCCGGCCTTGTCGTTGCTTTGGTTATCGGCAAACGCCGCGGTTATGGCTCTGAGGTTATGCTGCCCCATCACCTGCCAATGACGGTTATTGGCGCTTCGCTGCTCTGGTTTGGCTGGTTCGGATTCAATGCAGGCAGTGCTTTAGGTGCTAACGGCCTTGCTGCCAGCGCTTTTGTCACTACTCATATTGCAGCCGCTGCTGCCACCGTGTCCTGGGTTATAACTGAATGGCTGTATCATGGTAAACCGACCATCTTAGGCGCAGCCAGCGGTTGCGTAGCCGGTTTGGTAGCGATTACCCCGGCCGCAGGTTTTGTAACTCCTCTGGCAGCGATTGTCATTGGTTTAGTCGGCGGCATCCTTTGCTTCCTGGCCGTTGCTGTCCTTAAAGCAAAAGTCGGTTATGATGACGCTTTGGACGCTTTTGGAGTTCACGGTCTAGGCGGCACCTGGGGTGCACTTGCAACCGGCTTGTTCGCTTCCAAGGCAGTCAATTCCGCCGGTGCCGACGGACTGTTCTATGGCAATCCCGAGCAATTGACCACGCAGCTTATCGGCGTACTGGTAAGCTGGGTATTTGCCGCAGCAATGACTTTCATCATTTTAAAAGTACTGGGCGTCTTCTTAAAACTACGGGCTGATGAAACTCAGGAAATTGAAGGTCTCGATGTCACCGAGCACGGTGAAAGAGGCTATGCTTACCAAGATCTGGTCAGCGGCTCTCCCATCGGCCTGCAGGCATCTATCGTATCCGAACCGGTAGTAAAGACTTCACTAGCCCCATCCAAGTAGCCGTTAATTTGAATCCTGAGGAGGAAATCCTATGAAAATAACCAAAATAGATATCATTACCCGTCCTGAGAAACTGGAAGAACTGAAAGAAGCTCTCAACGCCATCGGTGTTGCCGGCATGACGGTAACCCAAGTGTACGGTTGCGGGTTATCCAAGGGACATAAAGAAGTATACCGTGGCAAGGAAGTCACCATTAACCTGGTGCCCAAAGTCAAAGTCGAAACAGTTGTTTGTGAAGTACCTGTCGAGAAGGTACTGGAAGCGGCAAAAAAATCCTGCCATACCGGCAACCTGGGCGACGGAAAAATCTTCGTTTATCCGATTGAAAATGCCGTTCGCATCCGTACCGGTGAAGAAGGCGATATCGCCATTATTGATCCGAAATAAATAACCTGTTCAATAAAAAAGTCTTCTGCCAAGTCCGTTTTCCGGACACCGGCAGAAGACTTTTTTTATAGCAAATTTTCGCAGCAAAAGGAGCGCTTCCCATCGCTTACGCCCCTTTTGCTGCCGAATCTGTTTAAAGCACGGCTTGATCTTCGGCTATCGTATTCTTCACTATAGAAGCAACCGCATAGGCCGCTATGCCTTCCTTCTTGCCGGCAAAGCCCAGCCCCT from Propionispora hippei DSM 15287 includes:
- a CDS encoding ammonium transporter, which gives rise to MKRLWNTLGLTLFMMLAWLPAAFADEAANAAATPTIDTGDTAFVLVSAALVMLMTPGLALFYGGMVRTKNVLSTIMQSFFILGLISVQWALWGYSLSFGPDINHFIGGLDWVGLAGVGQDPNPDYAATIPHFAFMAFQGMFAVITAALITGAFAERMKFTAFAVFSLIWATIVYAPVAHWVWGVGGWMRDLGVLDFAGGTVVHILSGVSGLVVALVIGKRRGYGSEVMLPHHLPMTVIGASLLWFGWFGFNAGSALGANGLAASAFVTTHIAAAAATVSWVITEWLYHGKPTILGAASGCVAGLVAITPAAGFVTPLAAIVIGLVGGILCFLAVAVLKAKVGYDDALDAFGVHGLGGTWGALATGLFASKAVNSAGADGLFYGNPEQLTTQLIGVLVSWVFAAAMTFIILKVLGVFLKLRADETQEIEGLDVTEHGERGYAYQDLVSGSPIGLQASIVSEPVVKTSLAPSK
- a CDS encoding P-II family nitrogen regulator, giving the protein MKITKIDIITRPEKLEELKEALNAIGVAGMTVTQVYGCGLSKGHKEVYRGKEVTINLVPKVKVETVVCEVPVEKVLEAAKKSCHTGNLGDGKIFVYPIENAVRIRTGEEGDIAIIDPK